From a single Ailuropoda melanoleuca isolate Jingjing chromosome 12, ASM200744v2, whole genome shotgun sequence genomic region:
- the CLEC3A gene encoding C-type lectin domain family 3 member A, translated as MAKNGLVIYILVITLLLDQTTSHTSKFKARKHSKRRVKEKDGDLKTQVEKLWTEVNALKEMQALQTVCLRGTKVHKKCYLASEGLKHFHEANEDCISKGGTLVIPRNSDEINALQDYGKRSLPGVNDFWLGINDMVTEGKFVDVHGVTISFLNWDRAQPNGGKRENCALFSQSAQGKWSDEVCRSSKRYICEFIIP; from the exons ATGGCAAAGAATGGACTTGTAATTTACATCCTGGTTATCACCTTACTCCTGGACCAGACCACCAGCCACACATCCAAATTTAAAGCCAGGAAGCACAGCAAGCGCCGAGTGAAAG AAAAGGATGGAGACCTGAAGACTCAAGTTGAAAAGCTCTGGACAGAAGTCAATGCCCTGAAGGAAATGCAAGCCCTACAGACAG TCTGTCTCCGAGGCACAAAAGTTCACAAGAAATGCTATCTTGCTTCGGAAGGCTTGAAGCACTTCCATGAGGCTAACGAAGACTGCATCTCCAAGGGAGGAACCTTGGTTATCCCCAGAAACTCTGACGAAATCAATGCCCTCCAAGACTATGGTAAAAGAAGCCTGCCAGGTGTCAATGACTTTTGGCTGGGCATCAATGACATGGTCACAGAGGGCAAGTTTGTTGATGTCCATGGAGTCACCATCTCCTTCCTCAACTGGGACCGCGCACAGCCTAACGGTGGTAAGCGGGAAAACTGTGCCCTGTTCTCCCAGTCAGCTCAGGGCAAGTGGAGTGACGAGGTCTGTCGTAGCAGCAAGAGATACATATGCGAATTTATCATCCCTTAA